One genomic segment of Arachis duranensis cultivar V14167 chromosome 4, aradu.V14167.gnm2.J7QH, whole genome shotgun sequence includes these proteins:
- the LOC107482423 gene encoding squamosa promoter-binding-like protein 12 isoform X2, producing MEWNAKSLGQWDWENLYSFNTKPTESSKLQPTDWSMEADGEINVGLIYPSGGSACSGSELIHASSRSSKSASMNSSSNGDSKASTTMFTFERSQDDSTGSDSKKPSSIDVPISSSNTGKKCKANSQNLQHPSCQVEGCGLDLSSAKDYHRKHRVCESHSKSPRVLIAGFERRFCQQCSRFHGLSEFDDKKRSCRRRLSDHNARRRKPQPEAVQLNTSALSSSPYDARQLMNPFVYSRAATNIGWQDIQNSRLPQTKDFLMRPAKAFDKIPSIVTMLSDDFSDLASKGMATSGKEDPISSSDPNATQDVSRALSLLSTNSWSTYAMTPRFPLPSSQYSHLDQQPANPNMCIPFSDCDNSNRFQEFQMFSAPPYDSGYPCNQLD from the exons ATGGAGTGGAATGCTAAATCTCTTGGGCAATGGGACTGGGAGAACTTATACTCATTCAATACAAAACCAACTGAAAGTTCCAAGTTGCAACCAACGGATTGGAGCATGGAAGCAGATGGAGAAATCAATGTTGGGCTGATATATCCGTCCGGTGGTAGTGCTTGTTCCGGTTCTGAACTGATTCATGCTTCATCTAGGAGCTCAAAATCAGCTTCCATGAATTCATCATCAAATGGGGATAGCAAAGCATCCACAACCATGTTCACTTTCGAGCGTTCTCAAGACGACTCAACTG GAAGTGATTCCAAGAAACCATCTTCCATTGATGTTCCTATTTCATCTTCAAATACTGGAAAGAAATGTAAGGCCAATAGTCAGAATCTACAACACCCAAGCTGCCAGGTTGAAGGCTGTGGTCTAGACCTCTCATCTGCTAAAGATTACCATCGCAAACACAGGGTTTGCGAAAGCCATTCCAAGTCCCCTAGGGTACTTATAGCTGGCTTTGAACGTCGATTTTGCCAGCAATGCAGCAG GTTCCACGGTCTATCAGAGTTTGATGACAAAAAAAGAAGCTGTAGACGGCGTCTTTCAGATCACAATGCAAGGCGTCGCAAACCTCAGCCTGAAGCAGTCCAATTAAATACATCTGCTCTGTCTTCATCACCCTATG ATGCAAGGCAACTAATGAATCCATTTGTTTATTCAAGAGCTGCGACGAATATAGGTTGGCAAGATATTCAAAACAGCAGGCTACCCCAGACAAAAGATTTCCTGATGAGGCCTGCGAAAGCCTTCGACAAGATACCAAGTATTGTCACTATGCTTTCTGATGATTTTAGTGACCTTGCATCCAAAGGCATGGCAACCAGTG GGAAAGAAGATCCTATTAGCTCGTCGGATCCCAACGCCACACAAGATGTCAGCCGTGCTCTCTCTCTTCTGTCAACCAATTCATGGTCTACATATGCTATGACTCCCCGTTTCCCTCTCCCTTCATCACAATATTCTCACCTTGATCAACAACCAGCCAATCCTAACATGTGTATCCCATTCTCAGATTGTGATAATAGCAATCGCTTCCAAGAGTTTCAGATGTTTAGTGCTCCACCCTATGATTCAGGCTATCCTTGCAACCAGCTGGACTAA
- the LOC107482423 gene encoding squamosa promoter-binding-like protein 12 isoform X1, producing the protein MEWNAKSLGQWDWENLYSFNTKPTESSKLQPTDWSMEADGEINVGLIYPSGGSACSGSELIHASSRSSKSASMNSSSNGDSKASTTMFTFERSQDDSTGKKELSKEEPVENSPAPEPSSASGEPLLTLKLGKRLYFEDVCAGSDSKKPSSIDVPISSSNTGKKCKANSQNLQHPSCQVEGCGLDLSSAKDYHRKHRVCESHSKSPRVLIAGFERRFCQQCSRFHGLSEFDDKKRSCRRRLSDHNARRRKPQPEAVQLNTSALSSSPYDARQLMNPFVYSRAATNIGWQDIQNSRLPQTKDFLMRPAKAFDKIPSIVTMLSDDFSDLASKGMATSGKEDPISSSDPNATQDVSRALSLLSTNSWSTYAMTPRFPLPSSQYSHLDQQPANPNMCIPFSDCDNSNRFQEFQMFSAPPYDSGYPCNQLD; encoded by the exons ATGGAGTGGAATGCTAAATCTCTTGGGCAATGGGACTGGGAGAACTTATACTCATTCAATACAAAACCAACTGAAAGTTCCAAGTTGCAACCAACGGATTGGAGCATGGAAGCAGATGGAGAAATCAATGTTGGGCTGATATATCCGTCCGGTGGTAGTGCTTGTTCCGGTTCTGAACTGATTCATGCTTCATCTAGGAGCTCAAAATCAGCTTCCATGAATTCATCATCAAATGGGGATAGCAAAGCATCCACAACCATGTTCACTTTCGAGCGTTCTCAAGACGACTCAACTGGTAAGAAAGAATTGTCAAAGGAAGAGCCAGTTGAAAATTCTCCAGCACCAGAGCCCTCTTCTGCCTCTGGTGAACCACTGCTCACTTTAAAGCTTGGTAAACGGTTGTACTTTGAGGATGTTTGTGCAGGAAGTGATTCCAAGAAACCATCTTCCATTGATGTTCCTATTTCATCTTCAAATACTGGAAAGAAATGTAAGGCCAATAGTCAGAATCTACAACACCCAAGCTGCCAGGTTGAAGGCTGTGGTCTAGACCTCTCATCTGCTAAAGATTACCATCGCAAACACAGGGTTTGCGAAAGCCATTCCAAGTCCCCTAGGGTACTTATAGCTGGCTTTGAACGTCGATTTTGCCAGCAATGCAGCAG GTTCCACGGTCTATCAGAGTTTGATGACAAAAAAAGAAGCTGTAGACGGCGTCTTTCAGATCACAATGCAAGGCGTCGCAAACCTCAGCCTGAAGCAGTCCAATTAAATACATCTGCTCTGTCTTCATCACCCTATG ATGCAAGGCAACTAATGAATCCATTTGTTTATTCAAGAGCTGCGACGAATATAGGTTGGCAAGATATTCAAAACAGCAGGCTACCCCAGACAAAAGATTTCCTGATGAGGCCTGCGAAAGCCTTCGACAAGATACCAAGTATTGTCACTATGCTTTCTGATGATTTTAGTGACCTTGCATCCAAAGGCATGGCAACCAGTG GGAAAGAAGATCCTATTAGCTCGTCGGATCCCAACGCCACACAAGATGTCAGCCGTGCTCTCTCTCTTCTGTCAACCAATTCATGGTCTACATATGCTATGACTCCCCGTTTCCCTCTCCCTTCATCACAATATTCTCACCTTGATCAACAACCAGCCAATCCTAACATGTGTATCCCATTCTCAGATTGTGATAATAGCAATCGCTTCCAAGAGTTTCAGATGTTTAGTGCTCCACCCTATGATTCAGGCTATCCTTGCAACCAGCTGGACTAA
- the LOC107482424 gene encoding ranBP2-type zinc finger protein At1g67325, which yields MSQVDNRNSSATKRARTDGSRREDDWTCPSCGNVNFSFRTTCNMRNCTQPRPADHNSKSAAKPLQAPQGYSSSAPYLGSNTPSSIYLGVPPYGSSLFNGSSIPPYDVPFSGGSAYHYNYASRLSAGSPYRPLHLSGPTPYSSGSMMGNGGIYGMPPLLDRYGLGMPIGPGAMGPRPGFFPEDKAPKKGADATRDNDWTCPKCGNVNFSFRPVCNMRKCNTPKPGSQPSKSDKNSKQKMPEGSWKCDKCNNINYPFRTKCNRQNCGADKPAEAEKSTSPAPDQNDQ from the exons ATGTCTCAG GTGGATAACAGGAATTCTTCAGCTACCAAGCGTGCTAGGACTGATG GTAGTCGTAGAGAGGATGATTGGACTTGCCCCAGCTGCGGCAATGTCAATTTCTCTTTCAGGACAACTTGTAACATGCGTAACTGTACTCAACCGAGGCCTGCTGATCATAATTCG AAATCTGCTGCCAAGCCTCTACAAGCTCCACAGGGTTACTCATCCTCAGCTCCTTATTTAGGATCCAATACTCCCTCCTCAATATATCTTGGAGTCCCACCATATGGATCTTCCCTATTCAATGGGTCATCTATTCCTCCCTATGATGTTCCATTTTCTGGAGGATCAGCTTATCACTACAATTATGCAAGTCGCCTTTCTGCTGGCAGTCCTTATCGGCCATTGCATTTATCTGGGCCAACACCCTACTCAAGCGGATCCATGATGGGAAATG GTGGAATATATGGCATGCCACCACTCTTAGACCGATATGGACTGGGTATGCCTATTGGACCTGGAGCAATG GGTCCTAGGCCGGGATTTTTTCCTGAGGACAAGGCTCCAAAAAAGGGTGCAG ATGCAACTCGTGACAACGATTGGACATGTCCAAAATGTGGCAATGTCAACTTCTCATTTAGACCTGTATGCAACATGAGAAAGTGCAATACACCGAAGCCTGGATCCCAG CCCTCGAAGTCGGACAAAAATTCAA AGCAAAAGATGCCTGAAGGGAGCTGGAAGTGTGACAAGTGTAACAACATAAACTATCCATTCAGAACCAAGTGCAACAGACAGAATTGTGGTGCTGACAAGCCAGCTGAAGCAGAGAAATCAACCTCACCAGCTCCAGATCAAAACGATCAG TGA